In one window of Dyella thiooxydans DNA:
- a CDS encoding ABC transporter ATP-binding protein: protein MHVRGLTKRFGQLLAVDHVDLDVPRGRVYGFLGPNGSGKSTTIRMLCGLLTPTDGDIEVLGLRVPQQAEELRRRIGYMTQSFSLFTDLTVGENLDFIAEILGVPRERKRARIAELMDRYRLADRRDQLAGTMSGGQKQRLALACAVMHEPELLFLDEPTSAVDPESRREFWEALFELTDAGTTLLVSTHLMDEAERCHRLAILDRGRLVADGTPGALTGALEGRTYLVESDDPRRAQRALVDAPGVLGIAQVGHALRLLADEGQGDGFAAALERRLDGAGQAARLHPTPPNLEDVFVAATRPGERERAA from the coding sequence ATCCACGTACGCGGCCTGACCAAGCGGTTCGGCCAGTTGCTCGCGGTCGACCATGTCGACCTGGATGTGCCGCGCGGGCGCGTCTACGGCTTCCTCGGGCCGAACGGCTCGGGAAAGTCCACCACCATCCGCATGCTCTGCGGCCTGCTCACCCCGACCGACGGCGACATCGAGGTGCTCGGCCTGCGCGTGCCGCAGCAGGCGGAGGAGCTGCGTCGGCGGATCGGCTACATGACTCAGAGCTTCTCGCTGTTCACCGACCTCACCGTGGGCGAGAACCTGGATTTCATCGCCGAGATCCTCGGCGTGCCGCGGGAGCGCAAGCGGGCGCGCATCGCCGAACTGATGGACCGCTACCGCCTGGCCGATCGCCGCGACCAGCTGGCCGGCACCATGAGCGGCGGCCAGAAGCAGCGCCTCGCGCTGGCCTGCGCGGTGATGCACGAGCCGGAGCTGCTGTTCCTCGACGAGCCGACCAGCGCGGTCGATCCCGAGTCCCGCCGCGAGTTCTGGGAGGCGCTGTTCGAGCTCACCGATGCCGGCACCACGCTGCTGGTATCCACGCATCTGATGGACGAAGCCGAACGCTGCCACCGGCTGGCGATCCTCGATCGCGGCCGGCTGGTGGCCGACGGCACCCCGGGCGCACTGACCGGGGCGCTGGAAGGGCGTACGTACCTGGTCGAGTCGGACGACCCGCGGCGCGCGCAGCGCGCGCTGGTCGATGCGCCGGGCGTGCTCGGCATCGCCCAGGTCGGTCATGCGCTGCGCCTGCTCGCCGACGAGGGGCAGGGCGACGGCTTCGCCGCGGCGCTGGAGCGGCGGCTGGACGGCGCCGGGCAGGCCGCGCGGCTGCACCCCACGCCGCCCAACCTGGAGGACGTGTTCGTCGCCGCCACGCGGCCCGGCGAACGGGAGCGCGCGGCATGA
- a CDS encoding S1C family serine protease, whose amino-acid sequence MKHAAGLLAFVARFAVLGLALAFVVGLLWPGTGERLRQRFGLDAGGVAQVAAPAPGAAAAPTLSYADAVARAAPSVVNIYANKTVTEQALRMYTDPWMQQVFGGVPVGSVKRKEQSLGSGVIVSADGYVLTNNHVIANADDIQVLLYDGRVAKATLVGADPETDLAVLKIDAGNLPVAHILPHTTLRPGDVVLAIGNPFGLNQTVTMGIVSAIGRQLSSSSPEDFIQTDAAINLGNSGGALVDAHGNLVGINTLLIGKAANAEGIGFAIPVDSAKKVLDQIIDTGHVVRGWLGTDYTFVPVAANGGLPAAARGVMVADVYPGGPAALAGIQPRDILLSIGGQDITDPSDLRKREAALKPGSKVEVSGLRNGVPFHVDLTIAQRPSQLDDGSLDG is encoded by the coding sequence ATGAAACACGCCGCCGGCCTGCTCGCCTTTGTCGCCCGATTCGCGGTCCTGGGGCTGGCGCTGGCTTTCGTGGTGGGCCTGTTGTGGCCGGGCACCGGTGAGCGGCTTCGGCAACGCTTCGGACTGGATGCCGGCGGGGTGGCCCAGGTCGCGGCACCCGCGCCAGGCGCAGCCGCCGCGCCGACCCTGTCCTATGCCGACGCCGTGGCGCGCGCAGCCCCTTCGGTGGTGAACATCTACGCGAACAAGACGGTGACCGAGCAGGCGCTGCGGATGTACACCGATCCGTGGATGCAGCAGGTGTTCGGCGGCGTCCCGGTGGGCTCGGTCAAACGCAAGGAACAGAGCCTGGGCTCGGGCGTGATCGTCAGTGCCGACGGCTACGTGCTGACCAACAACCACGTGATCGCCAACGCGGACGACATCCAGGTGCTGCTCTACGACGGCCGCGTGGCCAAGGCGACCCTGGTCGGCGCCGATCCGGAAACCGACCTGGCGGTGCTCAAGATCGACGCGGGCAACCTGCCGGTCGCGCATATCCTGCCGCACACCACCCTGCGCCCCGGCGACGTGGTACTGGCGATCGGCAATCCGTTCGGCCTCAACCAGACGGTGACCATGGGTATCGTCAGCGCGATCGGACGTCAGCTCAGCAGCTCCAGTCCCGAGGACTTCATCCAGACCGACGCGGCGATCAACCTGGGCAACTCGGGCGGAGCGCTGGTCGATGCGCACGGCAACCTGGTCGGCATCAACACCCTGCTGATCGGCAAGGCGGCCAACGCCGAAGGCATCGGCTTCGCGATCCCGGTGGACAGCGCCAAGAAGGTGCTGGACCAGATCATCGACACCGGCCACGTCGTGCGCGGCTGGCTCGGCACGGACTACACCTTCGTACCCGTGGCCGCCAACGGCGGGCTGCCGGCCGCGGCCCGCGGCGTGATGGTGGCCGACGTCTACCCCGGCGGTCCGGCCGCCCTCGCCGGCATCCAGCCACGCGACATCCTGCTGAGCATCGGCGGCCAGGACATCACCGACCCGTCCGACCTGCGCAAGCGCGAAGCCGCACTGAAGCCGGGCAGCAAGGTCGAGGTGTCCGGGCTGCGCAACGGCGTGCCGTTCCATGTCGACCTGACCATCGCGCAGCGACCGTCCCAACTGGACGATGGCTCACTGGACGGCTGA
- a CDS encoding cytochrome c1 → MTKRYFSSIALAFGLLVGSTSVLAAEGPELPKAGNNISDQASLQRGAKLFFNYCVGCHSIKFMRYSRIGEDLGLTEQEVMQNLNFTGVNYGQTIESHMPPEDAAKWFGKAPPDLSLEVRAKTADWVNAYLNSFYLDPSRPVGWNNTVFPNASMPNPLWELQGIQTAVRKDGSEEVEKLELSKPGKMTPEQYQQATRDLTNFLEYVSEPAALQRKHYGIWVLLFLAGFTLLAYMLKKEYWKDVH, encoded by the coding sequence ATGACTAAGCGCTATTTCTCCTCCATCGCGCTGGCCTTCGGCCTGCTGGTCGGCAGCACCTCGGTGCTCGCCGCCGAAGGTCCCGAGCTGCCCAAGGCCGGCAACAACATCAGCGACCAGGCGTCGCTGCAGCGTGGCGCCAAGCTGTTCTTCAACTATTGCGTGGGCTGCCACTCGATCAAGTTCATGCGTTACTCGCGGATCGGCGAGGACCTGGGCCTGACCGAGCAGGAGGTCATGCAGAACCTCAACTTCACCGGCGTCAACTACGGGCAGACGATCGAGTCGCACATGCCGCCGGAAGATGCGGCGAAGTGGTTCGGCAAGGCGCCGCCGGACCTCTCACTCGAGGTGCGTGCCAAGACCGCCGACTGGGTCAATGCCTACCTCAATTCGTTCTACCTCGATCCGAGTCGTCCGGTCGGCTGGAACAACACCGTGTTCCCGAACGCTTCGATGCCGAACCCGCTCTGGGAGCTGCAGGGCATCCAGACCGCGGTGCGGAAGGACGGCAGCGAAGAGGTCGAGAAGCTCGAGTTGTCCAAGCCCGGCAAAATGACCCCGGAGCAGTACCAGCAGGCCACCCGAGACCTGACCAACTTCCTCGAGTATGTATCCGAGCCGGCAGCGCTGCAGCGCAAGCACTACGGCATCTGGGTGCTGTTGTTCCTGGCGGGTTTCACTCTCCTGGCCTAC
- a CDS encoding TetR/AcrR family transcriptional regulator, with translation MPAQTTPKTRRRRVGRPAGDDGDLRGRLLDAAAAQFARTGIAAASLRNIAQAAGVTPAMLHYYFGNKDALVRALVDERLLPNVRPLVETLASAGETPLELAQAFAQGVSGIVAKLPWLPALWVREVLCEGGALREFVFREVMPSLPQVLAQRFTAAHGAGQLAPGIDPRLLVVSLVGLTLFPAAGAPIWQKAFGMPGLDMPALVSHTLALLAHGLAVPNPERSR, from the coding sequence ATGCCCGCCCAGACCACCCCCAAAACACGCCGACGCCGCGTCGGCCGCCCCGCCGGCGACGACGGCGACCTGCGCGGCCGCCTGCTCGACGCGGCCGCGGCGCAGTTCGCCCGCACCGGCATCGCCGCGGCCTCGCTGCGCAATATCGCGCAGGCCGCCGGCGTGACTCCGGCGATGCTGCACTACTACTTCGGCAACAAGGACGCGCTGGTGCGCGCGCTTGTCGACGAACGCCTGCTCCCGAACGTCCGGCCGCTGGTGGAGACACTGGCTTCGGCCGGCGAGACGCCGCTGGAGCTAGCGCAGGCGTTCGCCCAGGGCGTGTCCGGCATCGTCGCGAAGCTGCCCTGGTTGCCCGCGCTGTGGGTGCGCGAGGTGCTGTGCGAGGGCGGCGCCCTGCGCGAGTTCGTGTTCCGCGAGGTGATGCCTTCGCTGCCGCAGGTGCTGGCGCAGCGGTTCACCGCGGCGCACGGGGCCGGCCAGCTCGCGCCGGGCATCGACCCGCGGCTGCTGGTGGTCTCGCTGGTCGGACTGACCCTGTTCCCTGCGGCCGGTGCGCCGATCTGGCAGAAGGCCTTCGGCATGCCGGGGCTGGACATGCCGGCCCTGGTTTCCCATACCCTCGCGCTGCTCGCCCACGGCCTCGCGGTGCCCAACCCGGAGAGATCCCGATGA
- a CDS encoding HlyD family secretion protein, whose product MTGRLFALGLLACMLAGCQRSVEEAPGTLEYDRITLPAPAAERIVAVHVRAGEAVRAGQPLLDLDPAHTQANLDAALAELHRQRQALAEGVAGPRREDIARARATLAAAEAQAHDANSYLERLQAVARQDRDAVAASDLDRARANAQNTRGQADAARAALDQLLHGTRSEQLAQARAAVDVAQAQADALRVTLGKLHVVAPRDGRIDDVPYRLGDQAPVGAPLAIEMVGDRPYARIYVPVAMRGALKVGSAVHVRVQGRDETLAGHVRLLRSEPVFTPYYALSGDDATRLSYLAEVALDRPSDLPAGLPVHVTPAAP is encoded by the coding sequence ATGACCGGCCGACTGTTCGCACTGGGCCTTCTCGCGTGCATGCTGGCCGGTTGCCAGCGTTCCGTCGAGGAGGCCCCCGGCACGCTGGAGTACGACCGCATCACCCTCCCGGCGCCGGCGGCCGAGCGCATCGTCGCCGTACACGTGCGCGCTGGCGAGGCGGTGAGGGCGGGGCAGCCGCTGCTGGACCTCGATCCGGCCCACACCCAGGCCAATCTCGATGCCGCGCTGGCCGAGCTGCACCGCCAGCGGCAGGCGCTCGCCGAGGGGGTGGCCGGCCCCCGCCGGGAGGACATCGCCCGCGCCCGCGCCACGCTGGCGGCGGCCGAAGCGCAGGCGCACGACGCAAACAGCTACCTCGAGCGCCTGCAGGCGGTTGCCCGGCAGGACCGCGACGCCGTGGCCGCCTCCGACCTGGACCGCGCCCGTGCCAATGCCCAGAACACCCGCGGCCAGGCCGATGCCGCCCGCGCCGCGCTCGACCAGTTGCTGCACGGCACGCGCAGCGAACAGCTGGCACAGGCGCGTGCCGCGGTCGATGTCGCCCAGGCGCAGGCCGATGCGCTGCGCGTCACCCTCGGCAAACTGCACGTGGTGGCGCCGCGCGACGGCCGCATCGATGACGTGCCTTACCGGCTCGGCGACCAGGCTCCGGTCGGCGCGCCGCTGGCGATCGAGATGGTCGGCGATCGCCCGTACGCGCGGATCTACGTACCGGTGGCGATGCGCGGCGCGCTGAAGGTCGGCAGCGCGGTGCACGTACGCGTGCAGGGGCGCGACGAGACCCTGGCCGGGCATGTGCGCCTGCTGCGCTCGGAGCCGGTGTTCACGCCGTACTACGCGCTGAGCGGCGATGACGCCACGCGGCTCAGCTATCTGGCGGAAGTCGCGCTGGACCGGCCTTCCGATCTCCCGGCTGGCCTGCCGGTCCACGTCACTCCGGCCGCGCCGTGA
- the petA gene encoding ubiquinol-cytochrome c reductase iron-sulfur subunit yields the protein MANEVVDHGRRRFLTATTAVVGGAGVVVAAVPFIKTWEPSARAKAAGAPVTVDISKVELGQKVTYPWRSLPVFVVNRTPAQLAALPKVDSRLVDPKSDGTSAAQQPKYAQNETRSIKPEWLVVIGICTHLGCVPDFFPEIKPEPFDPNWEGGFYCPCHKSRYDMAGRVFSGVPAPKNLQVPPYHFVNDTTIQIGVDPKEAG from the coding sequence ATGGCGAACGAAGTCGTCGACCATGGTCGCCGCCGCTTCCTCACCGCAACCACTGCGGTGGTTGGTGGTGCGGGAGTCGTGGTAGCAGCCGTGCCTTTCATCAAGACCTGGGAGCCCAGCGCACGCGCGAAGGCCGCCGGTGCCCCGGTGACCGTGGACATCAGCAAGGTCGAGCTCGGCCAGAAGGTGACCTATCCCTGGCGCAGCCTGCCGGTGTTCGTGGTCAACCGCACGCCTGCCCAGCTGGCGGCGCTGCCGAAGGTGGACTCCCGTCTGGTCGATCCCAAGTCGGACGGCACTTCGGCCGCGCAGCAGCCCAAGTACGCACAGAACGAGACGCGCTCGATCAAGCCGGAGTGGCTGGTGGTGATCGGCATCTGCACCCACCTGGGCTGCGTGCCGGACTTCTTCCCCGAGATCAAGCCCGAGCCGTTCGATCCGAACTGGGAAGGCGGCTTCTACTGCCCCTGCCACAAGTCGCGCTATGACATGGCCGGCCGCGTCTTCAGCGGCGTTCCCGCGCCGAAGAACCTGCAGGTGCCGCCGTATCACTTCGTGAACGACACCACCATCCAGATTGGCGTGGATCCGAAGGAGGCCGGCTGA
- a CDS encoding ABC transporter permease: protein MNGRRLWAIMQKEIRQMRRDRITLAMIMVLPIVQLVLFGYAINLNLRGLDAAIVDQAQTSASRALVMDMLATDVIRPVATAHTPDEVVDLIRRGRINVGVVIPPDFEARRQAGRPVAQVLVDGSDATVAGAAAQLAQTPLDSRLPDAHAPYASTPPVPRIVVTAFYNPERRSAINIVPGLVGVILTMTMVLFTAIAIVRERERGNMELLIAMPLTRSELMLGKVVPYVLIGLIQTTVILALGRWLFDVPIRGSLLDVYLAALLLIASNLTLGLLISSRAQSQFQAMQMTFFIFLPSILLSGFMFPFSGMPRLAQWIAELLPLTHFLRLIRGIMLRNAGLLDLWGDALALVVFIAVMMTGAILRFRKRLD, encoded by the coding sequence ATGAACGGGCGGCGGCTGTGGGCGATCATGCAGAAGGAGATCCGCCAGATGCGGCGCGACCGCATCACGCTGGCGATGATCATGGTGCTGCCGATCGTGCAGCTGGTGCTGTTCGGCTACGCGATCAACCTCAATCTGCGCGGACTGGATGCCGCCATCGTCGACCAGGCGCAGACCAGCGCCTCGCGCGCGCTGGTGATGGATATGCTGGCCACCGACGTGATCCGCCCGGTGGCCACGGCGCATACGCCGGACGAAGTGGTCGACCTGATCCGTCGTGGCCGGATCAACGTCGGCGTGGTGATCCCGCCGGACTTCGAGGCGCGCCGGCAGGCCGGTCGCCCGGTGGCGCAGGTGCTGGTCGACGGCAGCGACGCCACGGTGGCGGGCGCGGCGGCGCAGCTCGCGCAGACGCCGCTGGACAGCCGCCTGCCCGATGCGCACGCGCCCTACGCCAGCACGCCGCCGGTGCCGCGCATCGTGGTGACCGCGTTCTACAACCCGGAACGCCGCTCGGCGATCAACATCGTGCCCGGTCTGGTCGGGGTGATCCTGACCATGACCATGGTGCTGTTCACGGCGATCGCCATCGTGCGCGAGCGTGAGCGCGGCAACATGGAGCTGCTGATCGCCATGCCGCTGACCCGCAGCGAGCTGATGCTGGGCAAGGTGGTGCCGTATGTGCTGATCGGGCTGATCCAGACCACGGTGATCCTGGCGCTGGGACGCTGGCTGTTCGATGTGCCGATCCGCGGAAGCCTGCTGGACGTCTACCTCGCCGCGCTGCTGCTGATCGCCAGCAACCTGACGCTGGGTCTGCTGATTTCCTCGCGGGCTCAGTCGCAGTTCCAGGCGATGCAGATGACCTTCTTCATCTTCCTGCCGTCGATCCTGCTGTCCGGCTTCATGTTCCCGTTTTCCGGCATGCCGCGGCTGGCGCAGTGGATCGCCGAGCTGCTGCCGCTGACCCACTTCCTGCGCTTGATCCGCGGCATCATGCTGCGCAACGCCGGCCTGCTCGATTTGTGGGGCGACGCGCTGGCGCTGGTGGTGTTCATCGCGGTGATGATGACCGGCGCGATCCTGCGCTTCCGCAAGCGGCTGGACTGA
- a CDS encoding cytochrome b, with protein sequence MANVFTRIGDWVNERAPNMMPAYRKHMTEYYAPKNFNLWYYFGSLAILVLVNQIVTGIFLTMNYKTSAAEAFASVEYIMRDVEWGWLIRYMHSTGASLFFVVVFLHMFRGLMYGSFKKPRELVWILGMLIFLALMAEAFMGYVLPWGNMSFWGAKVIISLFGTIPYIGDSLVQWIMGDYIPADATLNRFFALHVIALPLVLLLLVVLHIAALHEVGSNNPDGVEIKKGPKGNRWDALKPADGIPFHPYYTVKDLFGAGFFLMIAAFIIFFAPTFGGWFLEHDNFIPANNLVTPSHIKPVWYFTPFYAILRMIPSFFGTAVWGVLGMFGAIALLFALPWIDVGQVKSIRYRGTGFKVALGLFVLSFIMLGAVGAGVTAEVIPAWFGNVDVTFWENLFGRAMTLLYFGFFVFLGFYTRLGWEKTKPVPERVTMHD encoded by the coding sequence ATGGCTAACGTCTTCACCCGCATCGGCGACTGGGTCAACGAGCGCGCGCCGAACATGATGCCTGCCTACCGCAAGCACATGACCGAGTACTACGCGCCGAAGAACTTCAATCTCTGGTACTACTTCGGCTCGCTGGCGATCCTGGTGCTGGTCAACCAGATCGTCACCGGCATCTTCCTCACCATGAACTACAAGACCAGCGCGGCGGAAGCGTTCGCCTCGGTCGAGTACATCATGCGCGACGTGGAGTGGGGCTGGCTGATCCGCTACATGCACTCCACCGGTGCCTCGCTGTTCTTCGTGGTGGTGTTCCTGCACATGTTCCGCGGCCTGATGTACGGCTCGTTCAAGAAGCCGCGCGAGCTGGTGTGGATCCTCGGCATGCTGATCTTCCTGGCGCTGATGGCCGAGGCCTTCATGGGCTACGTGCTGCCGTGGGGCAACATGTCGTTCTGGGGCGCCAAGGTGATCATCTCGCTGTTCGGCACCATCCCCTACATCGGCGACTCGCTGGTGCAGTGGATCATGGGCGACTACATCCCGGCCGACGCCACGCTCAACCGCTTCTTCGCGCTGCACGTGATCGCGCTGCCGCTGGTACTGCTGCTGCTGGTGGTGCTGCATATCGCCGCACTGCACGAGGTGGGGTCGAACAATCCGGATGGCGTGGAGATCAAGAAGGGGCCGAAGGGCAACCGCTGGGATGCGCTGAAGCCGGCCGACGGCATTCCCTTCCATCCGTACTACACGGTGAAGGACCTGTTCGGTGCGGGCTTCTTCCTGATGATCGCCGCCTTCATCATCTTCTTCGCGCCGACCTTCGGCGGCTGGTTCCTCGAGCACGACAACTTCATCCCGGCCAACAACCTGGTGACGCCGTCGCATATCAAGCCGGTGTGGTACTTCACTCCGTTCTACGCGATTCTGCGCATGATCCCCTCGTTCTTCGGCACTGCCGTGTGGGGCGTGCTGGGGATGTTCGGCGCGATCGCGCTGCTGTTCGCGCTGCCGTGGATCGACGTTGGCCAGGTCAAGTCGATCCGCTACCGCGGCACCGGTTTCAAGGTGGCGCTGGGGCTGTTCGTGCTGTCCTTCATCATGCTCGGCGCCGTGGGTGCCGGTGTGACGGCCGAGGTGATTCCCGCATGGTTCGGCAACGTCGACGTGACGTTCTGGGAAAACCTGTTCGGGCGCGCGATGACCTTGTTGTATTTCGGTTTCTTCGTCTTCCTCGGGTTCTACACGCGCCTGGGCTGGGAGAAGACCAAGCCGGTTCCGGAACGGGTGACGATGCATGACTAA
- the miaB gene encoding tRNA (N6-isopentenyl adenosine(37)-C2)-methylthiotransferase MiaB yields the protein MSGKLFIKTHGCQMNEYDSAKMADVLKASHGLELTDNEAEADVILVNTCSIREKAQEKVFSQLGRWKEHKADGKPVLIGVAGCVASQEGEAIVKRAPYVDLVFGPQTLHRLPELIESRRATGKPQVDISFPEIEKFDHLPEPRAEGPTAFVSIMEGCSKYCSYCVVPYTRGEEISRPFDDVLVEVAQLAEQGVREVNLLGQNVNAYRGATHDGGTADLAVLIHAIAQIDGIGRIRFTTSHPLEFSDSLIEAYASVPKLANFLHLPVQAGSDRILTAMKRGYTALEFKQKIRKLRAVRPDICISSDFIVGFPGETDEDFEKTMKLIDDVGFDQSFSFIFSSRPGTPAANLPDPTPAEVKHARLTRLQATINANARAINEAMVGSVQRVLVEKPSRKNASELSGRTENMRYVNFPGPARLIGQFVDVLITEAMSNSLRGRLHSAEMAAAV from the coding sequence ATGAGCGGCAAGCTTTTCATCAAGACCCACGGCTGTCAGATGAACGAGTACGACTCGGCCAAGATGGCCGACGTGCTCAAGGCATCGCACGGCCTGGAGCTGACCGACAACGAGGCCGAGGCCGACGTCATCCTGGTCAACACCTGCTCGATCCGCGAGAAGGCGCAGGAAAAGGTGTTCAGCCAGCTCGGCCGCTGGAAGGAGCACAAGGCCGACGGCAAGCCGGTACTGATCGGCGTCGCCGGCTGCGTGGCGAGCCAGGAGGGCGAGGCGATCGTCAAGCGCGCGCCCTACGTCGACTTGGTGTTCGGCCCGCAGACCCTGCACCGCCTGCCGGAACTGATCGAGTCGCGCCGCGCCACCGGCAAGCCGCAGGTGGACATCTCCTTCCCCGAGATCGAGAAGTTCGATCACCTGCCCGAGCCGCGCGCCGAGGGCCCGACCGCCTTCGTCTCGATCATGGAAGGCTGCTCGAAGTACTGCTCCTACTGCGTGGTGCCCTACACCCGCGGCGAGGAGATCAGCCGCCCGTTCGACGACGTGCTCGTCGAGGTCGCCCAGCTCGCCGAACAAGGCGTGCGTGAGGTGAACCTGTTGGGCCAGAACGTCAACGCCTACCGCGGCGCCACCCACGACGGCGGCACCGCGGATCTCGCCGTGCTGATCCACGCCATCGCGCAGATCGATGGGATCGGCCGCATCCGCTTCACCACCTCGCACCCGCTGGAATTCTCCGACTCGCTGATCGAGGCCTACGCCAGCGTGCCGAAGCTGGCCAACTTCCTGCACCTGCCGGTGCAGGCCGGTTCCGACCGCATCCTCACCGCGATGAAGCGCGGCTACACCGCGCTGGAGTTCAAGCAGAAGATCCGCAAGCTGCGCGCGGTGCGCCCGGACATCTGCATCAGCTCGGACTTCATCGTCGGCTTCCCCGGCGAGACCGACGAGGACTTCGAGAAGACCATGAAGCTGATCGACGACGTCGGCTTCGACCAGAGCTTCAGCTTCATCTTCTCCTCGCGCCCCGGCACCCCGGCGGCCAACCTGCCCGATCCGACCCCGGCCGAGGTCAAGCACGCCCGGCTGACCCGGCTGCAGGCGACGATCAACGCCAACGCCCGCGCGATCAACGAGGCGATGGTCGGCAGCGTGCAACGCGTGCTGGTGGAGAAGCCCAGCCGCAAGAACGCCAGTGAACTCAGCGGCCGCACCGAGAACATGCGCTACGTGAACTTCCCCGGTCCGGCGCGGCTGATCGGCCAGTTCGTCGACGTGCTGATCACCGAGGCGATGAGCAACTCGCTGCGTGGCCGCCTGCACAGCGCCGAGATGGCCGCCGCGGTGTAG
- a CDS encoding PhoH family protein, producing MSPLNQRDFTLDPIDNARLANLCGPFDEHLRQVELRLGVEINHRGGIFQVIGDEPATGAAEKVLRALYDATETESLTGAVIHLHLAESGIDAMAAEAAESAQEVVIKVKRGVIKGRGPNQARYLHAITSHDISFGVGPAGTGKTYLAVASAVEALEANRVQRLLLVRPAVEAGEKLGFLPGDLSQKVDPYLRPLYDALYEMLGFEKVAKLMERNVIEIAPLAYMRGRTLNDSYVILDEAQNTTVEQMKMFLTRIGFGSVAVITGDVSQVDLPRNVRSGLRHAIEVLRGVDGISFTFFTSRDVVRHPLVAKIVRAYESFEAAAEAAKGNGG from the coding sequence ATGAGCCCCCTGAACCAACGCGACTTCACCCTCGACCCGATCGACAACGCCCGCCTGGCCAACCTGTGCGGCCCGTTCGACGAGCACCTGCGCCAGGTCGAGCTGCGCCTCGGCGTGGAGATCAACCACCGCGGCGGCATCTTCCAGGTGATCGGCGACGAGCCCGCCACCGGTGCGGCCGAAAAGGTGCTGCGCGCCCTGTACGACGCCACCGAGACCGAATCGCTGACCGGCGCAGTGATCCACCTGCACCTGGCCGAATCGGGCATCGATGCGATGGCGGCCGAAGCCGCCGAGTCGGCGCAGGAGGTGGTGATCAAGGTCAAGCGCGGCGTGATCAAGGGCCGCGGTCCGAACCAGGCGCGCTACCTGCACGCGATCACCAGCCACGACATCAGCTTCGGCGTCGGCCCGGCCGGCACGGGCAAGACCTACCTGGCCGTGGCCAGCGCCGTCGAGGCACTAGAAGCGAACCGCGTGCAGCGCCTGCTGCTGGTACGCCCGGCGGTGGAGGCCGGCGAGAAGCTCGGCTTCCTGCCCGGCGACCTCAGCCAGAAGGTCGACCCCTACCTGCGCCCGCTGTACGACGCGCTGTACGAGATGCTCGGCTTCGAGAAGGTCGCCAAGCTGATGGAGCGCAACGTGATCGAGATCGCGCCGCTGGCCTACATGCGCGGACGCACCCTCAACGACTCCTACGTGATCCTCGACGAGGCGCAGAACACCACCGTCGAACAGATGAAGATGTTCCTCACCCGCATCGGCTTCGGCTCGGTCGCGGTGATCACCGGCGACGTCAGCCAGGTCGACCTGCCGCGCAACGTGCGCTCCGGCCTGCGCCATGCGATCGAGGTGCTGCGCGGCGTGGACGGCATCAGTTTCACCTTCTTCACCTCGCGCGACGTGGTGCGCCACCCGCTGGTGGCCAAGATCGTGCGCGCCTACGAATCGTTCGAGGCTGCGGCCGAGGCGGCCAAGGGCAACGGCGGATGA
- a CDS encoding lytic transglycosylase domain-containing protein, producing the protein MQTSVRTTGRALADAPPPAAPRGKPGDWAYSESRPVATTASARPGDRVLRGAVYRVKRADGSVEYTNIPPASGKGRAVTMLFTYIATCMACDLHSPIHWNSVRLNLEDYASVTRRASVDYGVDEAFLRAIIHAESAFNPHALSIKGAQGLMQLMPATASDMGVLDAFNAEQNIRGGARYLGQLLQTFKGDERLAAAAYNAGPGAVERYKGVPPYAETRVYVARVEELRQRYGKALHRPLASSGAGSGSAVQ; encoded by the coding sequence GTGCAAACGTCGGTGCGCACCACCGGTCGGGCGCTTGCCGATGCGCCACCGCCGGCGGCCCCGCGCGGCAAGCCGGGAGACTGGGCTTACAGCGAATCCCGTCCGGTCGCGACCACTGCGTCGGCGCGGCCCGGCGATCGCGTGCTGCGCGGCGCGGTCTATCGCGTGAAGCGTGCCGACGGCAGCGTGGAGTACACCAATATTCCTCCGGCAAGCGGCAAGGGCCGGGCGGTGACGATGCTGTTCACCTACATCGCCACCTGCATGGCCTGCGACCTGCATTCGCCGATCCACTGGAATTCGGTGCGGCTCAACCTCGAGGACTACGCCAGCGTGACCCGCCGGGCCAGCGTCGACTACGGCGTGGACGAAGCCTTCCTGCGGGCGATCATCCATGCCGAGAGCGCGTTCAATCCGCACGCCCTCTCGATCAAGGGCGCCCAGGGCCTGATGCAGCTGATGCCGGCCACCGCCAGCGACATGGGGGTGCTGGATGCATTCAATGCCGAGCAGAACATCCGCGGCGGCGCGCGTTACCTGGGCCAGCTGCTGCAGACGTTCAAGGGCGACGAGCGCCTCGCTGCGGCGGCCTACAACGCCGGCCCTGGCGCCGTGGAGCGCTACAAAGGGGTTCCTCCCTACGCCGAGACGCGGGTTTATGTGGCCCGCGTCGAGGAACTGCGCCAGCGCTACGGCAAGGCGTTGCATCGTCCGCTGGCCTCCAGCGGTGCCGGGAGCGGCTCAGCCGTCCAGTGA